AATGGTGAATAATGAGAATTTCGAATTTCTAATTCTCTCACAATTCCTCAGTCAGCTAGACAAGGTTTTTTCCTGGATCTCCTGAAACCAAACAGAACAGTACATGTTAGGTGATTACAATAATGACGAACTGACTAAAATGGtctttgttccaaaggGCACCTTtcatatatcctctgttgCGCAATATTGTGCTAAGAATAATGTAGAACTTCTTTACCTAGAAACCTCTGACAGTACTGGTACTAAGCTTAGGTACTTTGAATATCTCTGTGCATACGGAAATTGAACGACCTAAGCAAAAGAAAGATTCTAAATAAGCTCCGTTGGGGGAAGGAATTTACTCAACGGACAATTCTCACTACTTTGTCCTTCAAAGATGCTGTGAAAGAACTCGAATATCTCAGAAAGCTTTTAGAGATAAGAGTCCTCTATTGGTGGTGGAAGAGTTCATTCTTGATATTTCCAAGGATCCAGAGGACCACAAGATAAAATTTTCCACCGCCTCTTACTATTGCTGTTTGTGGAAGGAGAGTGACTTTGTTGCATAAGTTCATCAAAAAGGCTTCCGGATGGAGAACTATAACCGTTGAAGAATTTGAAcaaaggatggaagattATCTACTCGGGGTCCACCTGATCGATACTGTACATCTCGCAAGCAGTTGATCCCTGGATTCATAATAGTATATATTTTCATTCAATACAACACCGATAATAACAAATTTAGACTAAGGAATACGTTGATAAGGGTTTAATAGTTCCTGATGAATATGTGACTGGTTTGATTGAAGAGAAGATCAACACACCAAAGTGCCGCAGAGGTTTCTTACTTGATGGTTTCCCTAGGACAGAAACCCAAGCTGAGAAACTTTCTTCAATGTTGAAATCTTCTGGAAAGGAGTTGAATGGCGTAATTCTCTTCAAAATGTCCGATGATGAACTTGAAAAAAGAATTACTGGTAGATTGATCCATCCAGGCTCTAACAGAGTCTACCACAAGATCTTTAAACCACCAAAGGTGCCTGGAAAGGATGACATAACCAACGAGCCTCTAGTGAGCAGAACAGATGATACTCCCGAGATTATCAAAAAGAGAATGGAACAATATAGGGAACTGACTCAGCCATTGGTAGAGTATTATAACAAGAAGGGACTTCTCAAGGAAGTTGATGCAAGTGCAAGCGAAGCCAATGTTCAAAAGGTGAGTATATTTTATCTCTTTGATGGCAATTTCGACAATCTATACATTCATACGCTGCGAAAGTTGGCAACTCATATATATAACACATAaacatacacatttaggCTGTTGAGAAGATTGTGGCAAAATCAAAGTCAAAGTAGGGACATAAGAAATTATGTTGCATAGTATATCGACTAGGTATTTAATTTGTTATTCAGCAGGGCGTCTCGTGCCAGTTGTACTTGATCTTGGCTCTCAGCTCCTCTATTGATACCTAAATCGGTGAATGAGTAAAAGTTGTCTGATGTATGCAAATGTGCGATAAAGGGGAATCCGCgagattcttcaaatgACAATTTACTCGTAGACTAAATATATAAGAATTTTCTCTACTACCTACCAAGGATAGGTTGAGagtactgcattatatccatacGGAGTAAGGAGTCATGAGTCACTATTTAGAAGCTATTAATATGGAGCACCAGGTTGACTAGAAAATCCTCTCATTTTATCAAGCTTCTTGAAGAAATCATCATGCTCGAGATTCTTCCATGTTTCatcaactttctcaaaatacttaTCGGTATAtccattatcatcctttaaaaGTATTGTAAGGAGAATAGAGTCTCCTTTCATGAAAGATTCTAAGAATATACACTTCTCATATTTCACTGGGGTCCATACAATTACTCCAGAGTCAACAATGAAGTCTACGTAATACTCTTTCTTTAGAGAGCATTCCTTTAAAATTACTCCCCTATAATTTTTAGTTTGTATATCTACCTTTGACCTATCCGGTTTGGCAAGGTCCAAAGTAATGGGGATATGTTGGTATCCCCTCAATATCTCAAGCTTTCTTTCATGTTCTCTTCTGTTATCTTCCCATTTGCAACCATTGTAATGGAGGCATAGAGTCTCTTCCTTGCCATTCTCTTTATACTGTAGTGTCACAACATATGGCTTGTCTCCCTTAAAGTGTATTAGGGCTGATAGGAACAGTATACTTTTGTTTCCACTCCATATggtatccttttcataaaCAAGCTTTGTAGGATTCTTTTTCTCCTTTGGTGTGCATGTCAAGCAGTATACACCgttatatttgtatattgATGCATTGAAGAGAGAGGCATCTACTTTGGAGGCAAGGGAACTTACAGGTTCTTCTAGTTTTTCAGGTTCCAGAGTAGTTTCTCTCATCTCGATTACAGTTTCAAAATACTCACTCCTTGATAGTTCTACCCAGGACTTATTTACTCTCTTAAATCCTTTGACCTCTACAGACATACCATTGTCAAACCATAAACCGAGAAGAGCACTATCCTCCTTGGTAGCTAGAGTCACATATTTACATTCATCCCCTCCTTCAGATGCTTTCCATAGCTGTTCCCCTAGATATGTAACGGACTCTATAGATTGGCCACCGTTTGGAAAGTACcttttgtattttactTCTCCATCGACACTGTCTACTGTTCGTATCATAGATTCATCGGGATTAGGAAGATCAAGAGTGACGAGAATAGGTTCATATCCAGCGTGCATTCTCATTGCTCTCCAATTAAACGCATCAAGATCAATACTCCTCCAGTTTCCACCAATCTTATTAAAGTATTTTTTCTGGACCTTATGAGCATCATATATATCAATGGCAAGTAGTATGGATTCTCCCCGGGTAAAATATTGCGCacctacacatttttgatcATCTCCCGTAGCTTCCCAAACAGTAGCTCCAGAGTCTACAACAGAGGATACATGATGCCCATCTTTTGGGACAACAGTCTTGAGAAGTGCTCCGGATCCAGTTTCTGTATTTACATCTACTTTAGATCTATCCAGACAAGTAAGGTCTAAAATGCACGGAGCAGAAGGTTTatatttcttctttagcTCCTCGAGCTTCTCCTTATAAGTCTCTTCGTTACTgttcttccacttctttccatcatggtatctatagacTTTTCCCTGCTTACTATTCTTATCCCTGGTAACAAGTACCGCAAGAGTAggcttctctccatccatatacagGACAGCCGAGAGACATGACTTTTTATTATCTTCCCAGACCAATTCCCCGTCAAATCCAAGCATATTAACACTAACACCTTCCTTAGCCTTCAGTTTAAGAGTTTTAACATAATCTTCATTTAATTCTCTCAGATCAAATATAGATGTGTCTACCTTGTCTAGGAAAGGGCTTAAAAATTCATCAGATTTGTATGTTGCAGGATCTTCTATGTGTTCTATAACCATTTCGGCGACTTTTCCATCAAATCTATCCATATTAGTCTCactccattctccattttctCTAACAAAGAATCTACTCCGGAGACCATAAGCATTGTGAATGTTCAGATTAATAATAACGGAGTTGCCTTCTTGTGATTTTACGAAGGTACACTGTTCACTAGCTTCAGCTTCCCAAACAGTAGTTTCGTGATCTACAACTGAAATTATCTTATAACCATCCCTCGGGtaatattctttatattttatccCGCATTCGTCAACTACCTTAACGTCTATATTCGAAACCTGTGGATTTGAAAGGTCTAACGTGCAAAGGGATAGTATAGATTCTTCCCTCATCACACCCAACCTTTTATTCGCTGCCTTATTTGTAAGTTCATTCCATGATCCAAGGAACTCTTCAAAGAATTTATCGTAAGTGCGACCACAATCATCTACACTGACTTTGAGGACTTTGAGGTATTTATTAGAGCTTAAAAGTGCGTGCGTACAGAATTGTTCTCCAACACCAGTCCATATATGAGTGTCTTCTCCGTCTACAACAGAAGTAACTTTTGAACAACTTTTTGGAGCATATTCCTTAACAGTTACTCCGTTATCATCCTTATCATGTACACTGATCTTTGATTCATCCGGTTTGGCAATGTCCAAAGTAACGGGAGTAATAGGTCTACATTTCTCCTTTAGAGCTTCTAGCTTACTCTTGTGACTGCTCTCgttaccattcttccacttcttaccatcatggtatctatagacTTTTCCCTGCTTACCAGTACtctttgtatttataacaGCGAGCGACGGAATAACACCATCAAAGTAAAGAGTTGCAGAAGAACAGGAAAAGGTTGAAAATGTTCCCTGGCCAGACCAAACCTCTTTCTCATCATATGTAACATGAGTTACTGCCTGACCATCTTTAGGAGTAAGTTTTAGAATCTTGACGTTACATTCAAAAGAGTCCAAAACAGTAAAGAGAGTGGAATCAACTTTGGAAGCTAGGAGAGCAAGTTTCTCACATGGTACTTCAGGCCTTTCCATTCTATCGAGCTTATTGAAAAAGTCACCCCTATTAAGACTCTTCCATATTCCACCTgctttctcaaagtacttgcGTCCAAAATCACTTACAAGAGTAAAGAGAGCAAGACTCTCATTTGTAAAAGACTGTGCAAGGAAACACCTTTCACCTCTAGAAATTGTCCAGATAGGACTTCCGTCGTTagagaaagaagagaaatAATGACCtttctttggagtatacCCCTTATATTCTACTCCACTATAATTTCCTGTCTCTACAGTTATCTGGGATTTATTAGGATTAGCAAGGTCAAGAGTGATTGGTATTGCATGTTTAAGTTCTCTTTTCAATATCCtaaactcttcttcaaaCATTTTCCCTCTAACATCATTCCAattctcatttattttctcaagATACCACTCAGTAGAAGGAGGTTGTTGAAGAGCCAGGTTAAGAAGAGTAGAGTCTCCCTTGGACCATAATGTTGTAAGTAAAGACTTTTCATATGACTCAGTAACTGGAGGACGTCTCTTCAGTGTTTTAAGTTTATTTGCATGTTCTTCCTTATTATGTTCCCACTTCTTACCGTcataatggaggaagagagtATAATTCTTTTCTTTTTCCCTATACTGTAGTGTCACAACATATGGCTTATCTCCCTTAAAATACATCAAAGCTGAAGAGAGAAAAGAGTTCCCTCCATCCCATATGGTATCACCTCCATAAACAAGCTTTGTAACTAC
Above is a genomic segment from Theileria equi strain WA chromosome 4 map unlocalized gcontig_1105316255041, whole genome shotgun sequence containing:
- a CDS encoding adenylate kinase, putative (encoded by transcript BEWA_045860A), with translation MTNLEDFETVDLLNELKRRYSCLSKPEGNFVLLGPPGSGKGTQSALLKNSHCYCHLSTGDLIREAIRNNTQIGQKTKEYVDKGLIVPDEYVTGLIEEKINTPKCRRGFLLDGFPRTETQAEKLSSMLKSSGKELNGVILFKMSDDELEKRITGRLIHPGSNRVYHKIFKPPKVPGKDDITNEPLVSRTDDTPEIIKKRMEQYRELTQPLVEYYNKKGLLKEVDASASEANVQKAVEKIVAKSKSK
- a CDS encoding hypothetical protein (encoded by transcript BEWA_045870A), which produces MMKAFIIPYALFLVGLCYGGDDLQAQNSLGTAELKEGQSEEPTFQSETSQSLGFQHGLDEPDSGIDTNLYSGESHSRDVGSGSVIPSAPEEPFEGFTDSAEVIPSAPEEPSGPQLPVQGIKKEGSSPVLGTPVAISEARPTSDRYPVADYKSKVDSTLFDVRESNNNGPFYLICTPKPNTVVTKLVYGGDTIWDGGNSFLSSALMYFKGDKPYVVTLQYREKEKNYTLFLHYDGKKWEHNKEEHANKLKTLKRRPPVTESYEKSLLTTLWSKGDSTLLNLALQQPPSTEWYLEKINENWNDVRGKMFEEEFRILKRELKHAIPITLDLANPNKSQITVETGNYSGVEYKGYTPKKGHYFSSFSNDGSPIWTISRGERCFLAQSFTNESLALFTLVSDFGRKYFEKAGGIWKSLNRGDFFNKLDRMERPEVPCEKLALLASKVDSTLFTVLDSFECNVKILKLTPKDGQAVTHVTYDEKEVWSGQGTFSTFSCSSATLYFDGVIPSLAVINTKSTGKQGKVYRYHDGKKWKNGNESSHKSKLEALKEKCRPITPVTLDIAKPDESKISVHDKDDNGVTVKEYAPKSCSKVTSVVDGEDTHIWTGVGEQFCTHALLSSNKYLKVLKVSVDDCGRTYDKFFEEFLGSWNELTNKAANKRLGVMREESILSLCTLDLSNPQVSNIDVKVVDECGIKYKEYYPRDGYKIISVVDHETTVWEAEASEQCTFVKSQEGNSVIINLNIHNAYGLRSRFFVRENGEWSETNMDRFDGKVAEMVIEHIEDPATYKSDEFLSPFLDKVDTSIFDLRELNEDYVKTLKLKAKEGVSVNMLGFDGELVWEDNKKSCLSAVLYMDGEKPTLAVLVTRDKNSKQGKVYRYHDGKKWKNSNEETYKEKLEELKKKYKPSAPCILDLTCLDRSKVDVNTETGSGALLKTVVPKDGHHVSSVVDSGATVWEATGDDQKCVGAQYFTRGESILLAIDIYDAHKVQKKYFNKIGGNWRSIDLDAFNWRAMRMHAGYEPILVTLDLPNPDESMIRTVDSVDGEVKYKRYFPNGGQSIESVTYLGEQLWKASEGGDECKYVTLATKEDSALLGLWFDNGMSVEVKGFKRVNKSWVELSRSEYFETVIEMRETTLEPEKLEEPVSSLASKVDASLFNASIYKYNGVYCLTCTPKEKKNPTKLVYEKDTIWSGNKSILFLSALIHFKGDKPYVVTLQYKENGKEETLCLHYNGCKWEDNRREHERKLEILRGYQHIPITLDLAKPDRSKVDIQTKNYRGVILKECSLKKEYYVDFIVDSGVIVWTPVKYEKCIFLESFMKGDSILLTILLKDDNGYTDKYFEKVDETWKNLEHDDFFKKLDKMRGFSSQPGAPY